Proteins encoded by one window of Oreochromis niloticus isolate F11D_XX linkage group LG17, O_niloticus_UMD_NMBU, whole genome shotgun sequence:
- the LOC100697441 gene encoding tripartite motif-containing protein 35 — translation MAGKPYLPELDLTCAVCCEIFRDPVVLKCSHSFCASCLQQYWSRQRRNRDCPLCRTQSVDDPVPSLTLKNLCESYTHESEEPEETAEELPGEPGELCPHHGEKLKLYCLSDKVPICVVCHTSRKHKQHECCPVSEAIGDVKEKMKSALSSLQEKREAFDKMKKNYEDTVTYIQVQARFVERRTHEEFEKLHNFLHAEENARMEALKREEEQKSEEMKQKVEEIERKMASVSESIRVLEEEMALEGISVLHNSKRTLLSADCPVEDPVMPPGALIDVAKHVGSLMFYVWEKMHKIAKYTPVTLDPNTAAPWLILSDDLTSVCDSDEKQKLPDNPERFDPDTGVLGSEGFTSGRRAWDVNVGDNTAWVVGVAKESVQRKEKVSSVQKNGYLCVYFYHKMYFAGTSPLTRLNLRRNPQKIKVQLDCDKGKVSFYDAHNNTHIYTFKQAITEKVFPYFWVGCQQCPLTVEPMEVALSVIESAT, via the exons ATGGCAGGGAAGCCCTATCTCCCTGAGTTGGACCTCACTTGTGCCGTGTGCTGCGAAATCTTCAGAGACCCAGTGGTCCTGAAGTGCAGCCACAGCTTCTGTGCATCCTGCCTGCAGCAGTACTGGAGTCGACAGAGACGAAACCGTGACTGTCCTCTGTGCAGAACTCAGAGTGTGGATGATCCCGTTCCTAGTCTCACCCTGAAGAACCTGTGCGAGTCTTATACACACGAGAGCGAGGAACCGGAGGAGACAGCGGAGGAGCTGCCCGGTGAACCAGGGGAGTTGTGCCCTCATCATGGGGAGAAGCTCAAGCTCTATTGCCTCTCAGATAAGGTGCCTATCTGTGTTGTTTGCCACACCTCAAGAAAACACAAGCAGCACGAATGTTGTCCTGTCAGCGAGGCGATTGGGGATGTGAAG GAGAAAATGAAGTCCGCTCTCAGCTCACTGCAGGAGAAGAGGGAGGCGTTTGACAAAATGAAGAAGAACTATGAAGACACTGTGACCTACATTCAG GTCCAGGCTCGATTTGTGGAAAGGCGAACCCATGAGGAGTTTGAAAAACTTCACAACTTCCTTCACGCTGAAGAGAACGCCAGGATGGAAGCGCTGAAGCGGGAGGAAGAGCAGAAGAGCGAAGAGATGAAGCAGAAGGTTGaagaaatagaaagaaaaatggcATCTGTGTCTGAATCCATCAGAGTTTTGGAGGAAGAGATGGCTTTGGAGGGCATCTCAGTCCTTCAT AACAGTAAGAGGACTCTGTTAAG tGCTGATTGTCCTGTTGAAGATCCCGTTATGCCTCCAGGAGCACTCATAGACGTGGCCAAACATGTTGGCTCTTTGATGTTTTATGTGTGGGAGAAGATGCATAAAATTGCCAAATACA CCCCAGTCACTCTGGATCCCAACACTGCTGCCCCATGGCTCATTCTGTCAGATGACCTCACCAGCGTCTGTGACAGCGATGAGAAACAGAAGCTCCCAGACAACCCGGAGAGGTTCGACCCCGACACCGGTGTGCTGGGCTCGGAGGGCTTCACCTCAGGAAGGCGTGCCTGGGATGTGAATGTGGGAGATAATACTGCGTGGGTTGTCGGCGTGGCTAAAGAATCTGTCCAGAGGAAAGAGAAAGTGTCCTCGGTCCAGAAAAACGGCTACCTGTGTGTGTACTTCTACCACAAGATGTACTTTGCAGGTACCTCTCCTTTAACGCGACTAAACCTGAGAAGGAACCCGCAGAAGATCAAAGTGCAGCTGGACTGTGACAAGGGCAAGGTTTCTTTCTATGAtgcacacaacaacacacatatCTACACCTTCAAACAGGCCATCACTGAGAAAGTCTTTCCTTACTTCTGGGTCGGTTGTCAGCAATGTCCTTTGACGGTTGAACCAATGGAAGTTGCCCTGAGTGTAATTGAAAGTGCAACTTAG
- the LOC102080705 gene encoding TCDD-inducible poly [ADP-ribose] polymerase isoform X4, translated as MAGISCKRATKRKMSASAKAAEPVSRSSKVTFLSPSLLLLEIPADADTSLPVWEAMRAEQADITWTVKPYGLSINITPLTSKKGKHSAPSKSESTSSMVQTAGLSSSILQPQIRIQPITQQHVASQSSSCVLLTFPQNTQSVSHRPSPIPATSLIVSLPVIIAQAQHTSQPTAPANKGSISSTQTPSGTPTKQTTETPSKVPVSFHTKGCSTIQICDDFLLGLCSAGEKCKMHHTPYPFHWQLWCVPNHQWVDISPCSQVLLERMYCDVNKDAICLKNGNARYTLKFDSMELDDSSVYDGVRRLSNTNCKIKNPHFASQLKIYWWNISWQEYNTSLSATLLKKMSEEESECFFSVGSQKYKVDFTTMTQTNVATGFQRGVRCRPAYRSLDSMKPYLQTGVLPDSAEPHSNPPEANFSVDPLEEFSSWYPPVWCWASEQDYSLVDVPTGTLAYKRVQEFFNESMPETKVDIISIQQIQNLFHWDKYQRQKLHMQKQRGKATGSLERHLFHGTAKEASEEICTSNFDPRVAGVNGASHGHGTYFATAASLSHMFSAQFGPDEVCHMFLAKVLVGKVTVGRSHYRRPPKLTFKKKQHRLYDACVDSVNLPTMFVVFDSCQCYPYYLIKYKNLPKEIDI; from the exons ATGGCTGGAATTTCATGCAAAAGGGCAACAAAGAGAAAGATGTCTGCTAGTGCTAAGGCTGCAGAACCCGTGTCCAGGTCCTCCAAAGTCACCTTTCTGAGCccgtctctcctcctcttgGAAATCCCTGCTGACGCCGACACCAGCCTCCCAGTGTGGGAGGCCATGAGAGCCGAGCAAGCTGACATCACCTGGACCGTCAAGCCCTATGGCCTCAGCATTAATATAACACCTCTCACCTCTAAGAAAGGAAAGCATTCTGCTCCCAGCAAGAGTGAAAGCACTTCCAGCATGGTGCAGACTGCAGGGCTGTCTTCCAGCATCCTGCAACCTCAGATCCGCATTCAGCCCATCACTCAGCAGCATGTTGCATCGCAGAGCAGCTCCTGTGTGCTGCTTACCTTCCCCCAAAACACACAGTCTGTGTCACACCGTCCAAGTCCTATTCCAGCCACTTCACTTATTGTCTCCTTGCCGGTCATTATCGCCCAGGCCCAGCATACCAGTCAGCCTACCGCTCCTGCCAACAAAGGGTCCATATCCTCCACCCAAACGCCAAGTGGAACCCCTACCAAGCAAACCACCGAAACCCCATCTAAAGTGCCTGTCTCATTTCACACAAAAGGCTGCTCTACCATCCAAATCTGTGACGACTTCCTCCTTGGTTTGTGTTCTGCAGGGGAGAAGTGTAAGATGCACCACACTCCCTATCCCTTTCACTGGCAGCTGTGGTGTGTTCCCAACCACCAGTGGGTGGACATTTCTCCTTGCTCTCAGGTCTTGCTGGAGAGGATGTACTGCGACGTCAATAAGGATGCCATTTGCCTCAAAAATGG GAATGCACGCTACACTTTGAAATTTGACTCAATGGAACTGGATGACTCTTCGGTGTATGATGGAGTCAGGCGACTATCTAACACTAACTGTAAGATCAAGAACCCTCATTTTGCCAGCCAATTGAAAATCTACTGGTGGAACATCAGTTGGCAAGAGTACAACACG AGCTTGTCCGCTACATTGCTAAAAAAGATGAGCGAGGAGGAGTCAGAGTGTTTCTTCAGTGTCGGCTCACAGAAGTACAAGGTGGACTTCACTACCATGACCCAGACCAATGTCGCCACTGGGTTCCAGAGAGGCGTTCGCTGCAGACCCGCCTACCGCTCTTTGGATTCTATGAAACCGTACTTGCA GACAGGAGTCCTGCCTGACTCAGCGGAACCTCACAGTAATCCTCCTGAGGCCAACTTTAGTGTAGATCCTCTGGAGGAGTTCAGTTCCTGGTACCCTCCAGTGTGGTGTTGGGCTTCAGAGCAGGATTACAGTCTAGTGGATGTTCCTACAGGCACTCTGGCCTATAAACGGGTTCAAGAATTCTTCAATGAGAGCATGCCTGAGACAAAGGTGGACATCATCAGCATCCAGCAGATCCAGAACCTATTCCACTGGGACAAGTACCAAAG GCAAAAGCTACACATGCAGAAGCAGCGTGGAAAGGCCACCGGGAGTTTAGAGCGACATCTCTTCCATGGGACCGCCAAAGAGGCCTCAGAGGAGATCTGCACCAGCAACTTTGACCCTCGAGTGGCCGGGGTTAACGGAGCTTCCCATGGTCATGGCACATACTTTGCCACTGCTGCCTCCCTTTCCCACATGTTCTCAGCCCAGTTCGGGCCAGATGAAGTTTGCCACATGTTCCTTGCCAAAGTCCTGGTGGGGAAGGTGACTGTGGGTAGGAGCCACTACCGCCGTCCACCTAAGCTCACCTTCAAGAAGAAGCAGCATCGTCTGTATGACGCCTGTGTTGACAGCGTGAACCTTCCCAccatgtttgttgtttttgataGCTGTCAGTGCTACCCATACTACCTAATCAAATATAAAAACCTACCCAAAGAGATAGATATTTAA
- the LOC102080705 gene encoding TCDD-inducible poly [ADP-ribose] polymerase isoform X2 yields the protein MGPKCAEKLSPTSLRHLHLRHWKSNMAGISCKRATKRKMSASAKAAEPVSRSSKVTFLSPSLLLLEIPADADTSLPVWEAMRAEQADITWTVKPYGLSINITPLTSKKGKHSAPSKSESTSSMVQTAGLSSSILQPQIRIQPITQQHVASQSSSCVLLTFPQNTQSVSHRPSPIPATSLIVSLPVIIAQAQHTSQPTAPANKGSISSTQTPSGTPTKQTTETPSKVPVSFHTKGCSTIQICDDFLLGLCSAGEKCKMHHTPYPFHWQLWCVPNHQWVDISPCSQVLLERMYCDVNKDAICLKNGNARYTLKFDSMELDDSSVYDGVRRLSNTNCKIKNPHFASQLKIYWWNISWQEYNTSLSATLLKKMSEEESECFFSVGSQKYKVDFTTMTQTNVATGFQRGVRCRPAYRSLDSMKPYLQTGVLPDSAEPHSNPPEANFSVDPLEEFSSWYPPVWCWASEQDYSLVDVPTGTLAYKRVQEFFNESMPETKVDIISIQQIQNLFHWDKYQRQKLHMQKQRGKATGSLERHLFHGTAKEASEEICTSNFDPRVAGVNGASHGHGTYFATAASLSHMFSAQFGPDEVCHMFLAKVLVGKVTVGRSHYRRPPKLTFKKKQHRLYDACVDSVNLPTMFVVFDSCQCYPYYLIKYKNLPKEIDI from the exons ATGGGTCCAAAGTGTGCCGAGAAATTATCTCCCACATCTTTACGCCACCTCCACCTGAGGCACTG GAAGTCCAACATGGCTGGAATTTCATGCAAAAGGGCAACAAAGAGAAAGATGTCTGCTAGTGCTAAGGCTGCAGAACCCGTGTCCAGGTCCTCCAAAGTCACCTTTCTGAGCccgtctctcctcctcttgGAAATCCCTGCTGACGCCGACACCAGCCTCCCAGTGTGGGAGGCCATGAGAGCCGAGCAAGCTGACATCACCTGGACCGTCAAGCCCTATGGCCTCAGCATTAATATAACACCTCTCACCTCTAAGAAAGGAAAGCATTCTGCTCCCAGCAAGAGTGAAAGCACTTCCAGCATGGTGCAGACTGCAGGGCTGTCTTCCAGCATCCTGCAACCTCAGATCCGCATTCAGCCCATCACTCAGCAGCATGTTGCATCGCAGAGCAGCTCCTGTGTGCTGCTTACCTTCCCCCAAAACACACAGTCTGTGTCACACCGTCCAAGTCCTATTCCAGCCACTTCACTTATTGTCTCCTTGCCGGTCATTATCGCCCAGGCCCAGCATACCAGTCAGCCTACCGCTCCTGCCAACAAAGGGTCCATATCCTCCACCCAAACGCCAAGTGGAACCCCTACCAAGCAAACCACCGAAACCCCATCTAAAGTGCCTGTCTCATTTCACACAAAAGGCTGCTCTACCATCCAAATCTGTGACGACTTCCTCCTTGGTTTGTGTTCTGCAGGGGAGAAGTGTAAGATGCACCACACTCCCTATCCCTTTCACTGGCAGCTGTGGTGTGTTCCCAACCACCAGTGGGTGGACATTTCTCCTTGCTCTCAGGTCTTGCTGGAGAGGATGTACTGCGACGTCAATAAGGATGCCATTTGCCTCAAAAATGG GAATGCACGCTACACTTTGAAATTTGACTCAATGGAACTGGATGACTCTTCGGTGTATGATGGAGTCAGGCGACTATCTAACACTAACTGTAAGATCAAGAACCCTCATTTTGCCAGCCAATTGAAAATCTACTGGTGGAACATCAGTTGGCAAGAGTACAACACG AGCTTGTCCGCTACATTGCTAAAAAAGATGAGCGAGGAGGAGTCAGAGTGTTTCTTCAGTGTCGGCTCACAGAAGTACAAGGTGGACTTCACTACCATGACCCAGACCAATGTCGCCACTGGGTTCCAGAGAGGCGTTCGCTGCAGACCCGCCTACCGCTCTTTGGATTCTATGAAACCGTACTTGCA GACAGGAGTCCTGCCTGACTCAGCGGAACCTCACAGTAATCCTCCTGAGGCCAACTTTAGTGTAGATCCTCTGGAGGAGTTCAGTTCCTGGTACCCTCCAGTGTGGTGTTGGGCTTCAGAGCAGGATTACAGTCTAGTGGATGTTCCTACAGGCACTCTGGCCTATAAACGGGTTCAAGAATTCTTCAATGAGAGCATGCCTGAGACAAAGGTGGACATCATCAGCATCCAGCAGATCCAGAACCTATTCCACTGGGACAAGTACCAAAG GCAAAAGCTACACATGCAGAAGCAGCGTGGAAAGGCCACCGGGAGTTTAGAGCGACATCTCTTCCATGGGACCGCCAAAGAGGCCTCAGAGGAGATCTGCACCAGCAACTTTGACCCTCGAGTGGCCGGGGTTAACGGAGCTTCCCATGGTCATGGCACATACTTTGCCACTGCTGCCTCCCTTTCCCACATGTTCTCAGCCCAGTTCGGGCCAGATGAAGTTTGCCACATGTTCCTTGCCAAAGTCCTGGTGGGGAAGGTGACTGTGGGTAGGAGCCACTACCGCCGTCCACCTAAGCTCACCTTCAAGAAGAAGCAGCATCGTCTGTATGACGCCTGTGTTGACAGCGTGAACCTTCCCAccatgtttgttgtttttgataGCTGTCAGTGCTACCCATACTACCTAATCAAATATAAAAACCTACCCAAAGAGATAGATATTTAA
- the LOC102080705 gene encoding TCDD-inducible poly [ADP-ribose] polymerase isoform X1, producing MAGISCKRATKRKMSASAKAAEPVSRSSKVTFLSPSLLLLEIPADADTSLPVWEAMRAEQADITWTVKPYGLSINITPLTSKKGKHSAPSKSESTSSMVQTAGLSSSILQPQIRIQPITQQHVASQSSSCVLLTFPQNTQSVSHRPSPIPATSLIVSLPVIIAQAQHTSQPTAPANKGSISSTQTPSGTPTKQTTETPSKVPVSFHTKGCSTIQICDDFLLGLCSAGEKCKMHHTPYPFHWQLWCVPNHQWVDISPCSQVLLERMYCDVNKDAICLKNGNARYTLKFDSMELDDSSVYDGVRRLSNTNCKIKNPHFASQLKIYWWNISWQEYNTSLSATLLKKMSEEESECFFSVGSQKYKVDFTTMTQTNVATGFQRGVRCRPAYRSLDSMKPTGVLPDSAEPHSNPPEANFSVDPLEEFSSWYPPVWCWASEQDYSLVDVPTGTLAYKRVQEFFNESMPETKVDIISIQQIQNLFHWDKYQRQKLHMQKQRGKATGSLERHLFHGTAKEASEEICTSNFDPRVAGVNGASHGHGTYFATAASLSHMFSAQFGPDEVCHMFLAKVLVGKVTVGRSHYRRPPKLTFKKKQHRLYDACVDSVNLPTMFVVFDSCQCYPYYLIKYKNLPKEIDI from the exons ATGGCTGGAATTTCATGCAAAAGGGCAACAAAGAGAAAGATGTCTGCTAGTGCTAAGGCTGCAGAACCCGTGTCCAGGTCCTCCAAAGTCACCTTTCTGAGCccgtctctcctcctcttgGAAATCCCTGCTGACGCCGACACCAGCCTCCCAGTGTGGGAGGCCATGAGAGCCGAGCAAGCTGACATCACCTGGACCGTCAAGCCCTATGGCCTCAGCATTAATATAACACCTCTCACCTCTAAGAAAGGAAAGCATTCTGCTCCCAGCAAGAGTGAAAGCACTTCCAGCATGGTGCAGACTGCAGGGCTGTCTTCCAGCATCCTGCAACCTCAGATCCGCATTCAGCCCATCACTCAGCAGCATGTTGCATCGCAGAGCAGCTCCTGTGTGCTGCTTACCTTCCCCCAAAACACACAGTCTGTGTCACACCGTCCAAGTCCTATTCCAGCCACTTCACTTATTGTCTCCTTGCCGGTCATTATCGCCCAGGCCCAGCATACCAGTCAGCCTACCGCTCCTGCCAACAAAGGGTCCATATCCTCCACCCAAACGCCAAGTGGAACCCCTACCAAGCAAACCACCGAAACCCCATCTAAAGTGCCTGTCTCATTTCACACAAAAGGCTGCTCTACCATCCAAATCTGTGACGACTTCCTCCTTGGTTTGTGTTCTGCAGGGGAGAAGTGTAAGATGCACCACACTCCCTATCCCTTTCACTGGCAGCTGTGGTGTGTTCCCAACCACCAGTGGGTGGACATTTCTCCTTGCTCTCAGGTCTTGCTGGAGAGGATGTACTGCGACGTCAATAAGGATGCCATTTGCCTCAAAAATGG GAATGCACGCTACACTTTGAAATTTGACTCAATGGAACTGGATGACTCTTCGGTGTATGATGGAGTCAGGCGACTATCTAACACTAACTGTAAGATCAAGAACCCTCATTTTGCCAGCCAATTGAAAATCTACTGGTGGAACATCAGTTGGCAAGAGTACAACACG AGCTTGTCCGCTACATTGCTAAAAAAGATGAGCGAGGAGGAGTCAGAGTGTTTCTTCAGTGTCGGCTCACAGAAGTACAAGGTGGACTTCACTACCATGACCCAGACCAATGTCGCCACTGGGTTCCAGAGAGGCGTTCGCTGCAGACCCGCCTACCGCTCTTTGGATTCTATGAAACC GACAGGAGTCCTGCCTGACTCAGCGGAACCTCACAGTAATCCTCCTGAGGCCAACTTTAGTGTAGATCCTCTGGAGGAGTTCAGTTCCTGGTACCCTCCAGTGTGGTGTTGGGCTTCAGAGCAGGATTACAGTCTAGTGGATGTTCCTACAGGCACTCTGGCCTATAAACGGGTTCAAGAATTCTTCAATGAGAGCATGCCTGAGACAAAGGTGGACATCATCAGCATCCAGCAGATCCAGAACCTATTCCACTGGGACAAGTACCAAAG GCAAAAGCTACACATGCAGAAGCAGCGTGGAAAGGCCACCGGGAGTTTAGAGCGACATCTCTTCCATGGGACCGCCAAAGAGGCCTCAGAGGAGATCTGCACCAGCAACTTTGACCCTCGAGTGGCCGGGGTTAACGGAGCTTCCCATGGTCATGGCACATACTTTGCCACTGCTGCCTCCCTTTCCCACATGTTCTCAGCCCAGTTCGGGCCAGATGAAGTTTGCCACATGTTCCTTGCCAAAGTCCTGGTGGGGAAGGTGACTGTGGGTAGGAGCCACTACCGCCGTCCACCTAAGCTCACCTTCAAGAAGAAGCAGCATCGTCTGTATGACGCCTGTGTTGACAGCGTGAACCTTCCCAccatgtttgttgtttttgataGCTGTCAGTGCTACCCATACTACCTAATCAAATATAAAAACCTACCCAAAGAGATAGATATTTAA
- the LOC102080705 gene encoding TCDD-inducible poly [ADP-ribose] polymerase isoform X3 — translation MKSNMAGISCKRATKRKMSASAKAAEPVSRSSKVTFLSPSLLLLEIPADADTSLPVWEAMRAEQADITWTVKPYGLSINITPLTSKKGKHSAPSKSESTSSMVQTAGLSSSILQPQIRIQPITQQHVASQSSSCVLLTFPQNTQSVSHRPSPIPATSLIVSLPVIIAQAQHTSQPTAPANKGSISSTQTPSGTPTKQTTETPSKVPVSFHTKGCSTIQICDDFLLGLCSAGEKCKMHHTPYPFHWQLWCVPNHQWVDISPCSQVLLERMYCDVNKDAICLKNGNARYTLKFDSMELDDSSVYDGVRRLSNTNCKIKNPHFASQLKIYWWNISWQEYNTSLSATLLKKMSEEESECFFSVGSQKYKVDFTTMTQTNVATGFQRGVRCRPAYRSLDSMKPYLQTGVLPDSAEPHSNPPEANFSVDPLEEFSSWYPPVWCWASEQDYSLVDVPTGTLAYKRVQEFFNESMPETKVDIISIQQIQNLFHWDKYQRQKLHMQKQRGKATGSLERHLFHGTAKEASEEICTSNFDPRVAGVNGASHGHGTYFATAASLSHMFSAQFGPDEVCHMFLAKVLVGKVTVGRSHYRRPPKLTFKKKQHRLYDACVDSVNLPTMFVVFDSCQCYPYYLIKYKNLPKEIDI, via the exons AT GAAGTCCAACATGGCTGGAATTTCATGCAAAAGGGCAACAAAGAGAAAGATGTCTGCTAGTGCTAAGGCTGCAGAACCCGTGTCCAGGTCCTCCAAAGTCACCTTTCTGAGCccgtctctcctcctcttgGAAATCCCTGCTGACGCCGACACCAGCCTCCCAGTGTGGGAGGCCATGAGAGCCGAGCAAGCTGACATCACCTGGACCGTCAAGCCCTATGGCCTCAGCATTAATATAACACCTCTCACCTCTAAGAAAGGAAAGCATTCTGCTCCCAGCAAGAGTGAAAGCACTTCCAGCATGGTGCAGACTGCAGGGCTGTCTTCCAGCATCCTGCAACCTCAGATCCGCATTCAGCCCATCACTCAGCAGCATGTTGCATCGCAGAGCAGCTCCTGTGTGCTGCTTACCTTCCCCCAAAACACACAGTCTGTGTCACACCGTCCAAGTCCTATTCCAGCCACTTCACTTATTGTCTCCTTGCCGGTCATTATCGCCCAGGCCCAGCATACCAGTCAGCCTACCGCTCCTGCCAACAAAGGGTCCATATCCTCCACCCAAACGCCAAGTGGAACCCCTACCAAGCAAACCACCGAAACCCCATCTAAAGTGCCTGTCTCATTTCACACAAAAGGCTGCTCTACCATCCAAATCTGTGACGACTTCCTCCTTGGTTTGTGTTCTGCAGGGGAGAAGTGTAAGATGCACCACACTCCCTATCCCTTTCACTGGCAGCTGTGGTGTGTTCCCAACCACCAGTGGGTGGACATTTCTCCTTGCTCTCAGGTCTTGCTGGAGAGGATGTACTGCGACGTCAATAAGGATGCCATTTGCCTCAAAAATGG GAATGCACGCTACACTTTGAAATTTGACTCAATGGAACTGGATGACTCTTCGGTGTATGATGGAGTCAGGCGACTATCTAACACTAACTGTAAGATCAAGAACCCTCATTTTGCCAGCCAATTGAAAATCTACTGGTGGAACATCAGTTGGCAAGAGTACAACACG AGCTTGTCCGCTACATTGCTAAAAAAGATGAGCGAGGAGGAGTCAGAGTGTTTCTTCAGTGTCGGCTCACAGAAGTACAAGGTGGACTTCACTACCATGACCCAGACCAATGTCGCCACTGGGTTCCAGAGAGGCGTTCGCTGCAGACCCGCCTACCGCTCTTTGGATTCTATGAAACCGTACTTGCA GACAGGAGTCCTGCCTGACTCAGCGGAACCTCACAGTAATCCTCCTGAGGCCAACTTTAGTGTAGATCCTCTGGAGGAGTTCAGTTCCTGGTACCCTCCAGTGTGGTGTTGGGCTTCAGAGCAGGATTACAGTCTAGTGGATGTTCCTACAGGCACTCTGGCCTATAAACGGGTTCAAGAATTCTTCAATGAGAGCATGCCTGAGACAAAGGTGGACATCATCAGCATCCAGCAGATCCAGAACCTATTCCACTGGGACAAGTACCAAAG GCAAAAGCTACACATGCAGAAGCAGCGTGGAAAGGCCACCGGGAGTTTAGAGCGACATCTCTTCCATGGGACCGCCAAAGAGGCCTCAGAGGAGATCTGCACCAGCAACTTTGACCCTCGAGTGGCCGGGGTTAACGGAGCTTCCCATGGTCATGGCACATACTTTGCCACTGCTGCCTCCCTTTCCCACATGTTCTCAGCCCAGTTCGGGCCAGATGAAGTTTGCCACATGTTCCTTGCCAAAGTCCTGGTGGGGAAGGTGACTGTGGGTAGGAGCCACTACCGCCGTCCACCTAAGCTCACCTTCAAGAAGAAGCAGCATCGTCTGTATGACGCCTGTGTTGACAGCGTGAACCTTCCCAccatgtttgttgtttttgataGCTGTCAGTGCTACCCATACTACCTAATCAAATATAAAAACCTACCCAAAGAGATAGATATTTAA